In a single window of the Acetivibrio clariflavus DSM 19732 genome:
- a CDS encoding YecA family protein — protein sequence MGRVSMFDCFEGEPKTSLKECLQLYWGYRLLELAQIHGLQVDEGTSDADIIEQLIPKMLDNFPNDVEYLNETEWLFLNRVKQNPNEEMNDIEKKQYATLKWFGYAYLFNHNGHIYPVIPKELLSLLPQSYSEEFERRVERKQKLFTYTLALVNLYGAYRIEQLVDVWNMYNKEKITVDDAKEYVRAMDKRQGYFWYDKGYVVSNLMEDEKQYLALIKNSYRGPYFLPTKSDIAFYSDIEHSLSSSYFKKIEEFIWSKNILDENEVEDLLYDILGVFQLDLSLEVIIDMLKDMGIELNDEDEAEEFMRMLRVASDNTRKWGLRGHMPAELGKSRAKVPVDGPQLQKPQPRTVKKIGRNDPCYCGSGKKYKHCCGKI from the coding sequence ATGGGCAGAGTATCTATGTTTGATTGCTTTGAAGGTGAGCCTAAGACAAGCTTGAAAGAGTGTTTGCAATTATATTGGGGTTATAGGCTTCTTGAACTTGCGCAAATTCACGGTTTGCAAGTGGATGAAGGGACTTCTGATGCCGATATTATCGAACAATTAATTCCGAAAATGCTTGATAATTTTCCTAACGATGTGGAATATTTGAATGAGACAGAATGGTTGTTTTTAAACAGGGTTAAGCAAAACCCCAATGAAGAAATGAATGATATAGAAAAAAAGCAATATGCTACATTAAAATGGTTTGGGTATGCCTATTTGTTTAATCATAATGGGCATATATATCCTGTTATTCCAAAAGAGTTGTTAAGTTTGCTTCCCCAATCATACAGCGAGGAATTTGAGCGCAGGGTTGAACGTAAACAAAAGTTATTTACATATACGTTGGCTTTGGTAAATCTGTATGGAGCGTACAGAATCGAACAGTTGGTTGATGTCTGGAATATGTACAATAAAGAAAAAATAACCGTTGATGATGCTAAAGAATATGTTAGAGCAATGGATAAGCGTCAGGGGTATTTTTGGTATGACAAGGGATATGTTGTTTCAAACCTTATGGAAGATGAGAAACAGTATCTCGCTCTTATAAAAAATTCGTACAGAGGCCCCTATTTTTTGCCAACAAAGAGCGATATAGCCTTTTATTCAGATATTGAACATTCATTGTCCTCAAGCTACTTTAAAAAAATTGAAGAATTTATTTGGAGCAAAAACATTCTGGATGAAAATGAAGTAGAAGACTTGCTTTACGATATTTTAGGTGTATTTCAACTGGATCTTTCCCTGGAAGTAATTATTGATATGCTGAAAGATATGGGAATAGAACTTAATGATGAAGATGAAGCCGAAGAGTTTATGAGGATGTTAAGGGTTGCTTCGGATAATACAAGAAAGTGGGGACTGCGCGGACACATGCCGGCGGAATTGGGCAAAAGCAGGGCAAAAGTCCCAGTCGACGGACCGCAGCTTCAAAAGCCCCAACCTAGAACAGTTAAGAAAATTGGAAGAAATGATCCATGTTATTGTGGGAGTGGAAAAAAATACAAACATTGCTGCGGCAAAATATGA
- a CDS encoding FeoA family protein, with translation MKDKYISLNNLPIGKKARVKLLTSEGTTRRRMLDLGLISDTVIEALQKSPSGDPVAYYIRGAVIALRSEEAAKILVEAL, from the coding sequence ATGAAAGATAAATATATATCATTAAATAACTTGCCTATAGGCAAAAAAGCACGGGTAAAATTGCTTACTTCCGAAGGAACGACCAGAAGAAGAATGCTGGATTTAGGTCTGATATCTGATACTGTGATAGAAGCATTGCAAAAAAGTCCGTCGGGAGATCCTGTAGCTTACTATATAAGAGGTGCTGTAATTGCTTTACGCTCGGAAGAGGCAGCTAAAATATTGGTTGAAGCTCTATAA
- a CDS encoding NAD-dependent epimerase/dehydratase family protein — protein sequence MGKRFLVTGGAGFLGINLIRFLLNKGCEVTSLDIAEFDYEDVKDKVRIITGDIRDRKIVDQAMEQVDIVVHAAAALPLYKKEDIFSTDVDGTRNVVDSAFTHGVERVIHISSTAVYGIPDHHPLMEDDKLDGVGPYGQAKIKAEEVCLEYRNKGMCIPIIRPKSFIGPERLGVFALLYDWAKDGKNFPMIGSGNNRYQLLDVEDLCEAIYLAAEGPKDKVNDTFNIGAKEFTTMKEDYQAVLDYAGFGKKIIGFPAKPVILALRILEFLKLSPLYKWVYETACEDSFVSIEKAEKILGFKPKYSNKDALIRNYKWYLENLDKFQGKTGISHRVPWKQGILKVAKFFF from the coding sequence ATGGGAAAAAGGTTTTTAGTAACTGGAGGAGCAGGTTTTTTAGGTATCAACCTTATAAGATTTTTGCTAAATAAAGGCTGTGAAGTAACTTCCCTTGATATTGCCGAGTTTGATTATGAGGATGTTAAAGATAAAGTTAGGATTATCACAGGCGATATCAGAGACAGAAAAATTGTCGATCAGGCAATGGAACAAGTGGATATAGTGGTTCATGCTGCGGCAGCTTTGCCTTTGTATAAAAAAGAGGATATTTTTTCAACTGATGTGGACGGAACCAGGAATGTAGTTGATTCGGCATTTACACATGGAGTGGAGAGGGTAATACACATATCTTCAACGGCTGTTTATGGTATTCCGGATCATCATCCTTTAATGGAGGATGACAAACTTGATGGAGTTGGTCCTTATGGACAGGCAAAGATAAAGGCTGAAGAAGTATGTTTGGAATATAGAAATAAAGGTATGTGTATACCGATAATTCGTCCGAAGTCTTTTATCGGACCGGAAAGGCTGGGAGTTTTCGCTCTTTTGTATGATTGGGCAAAGGATGGTAAGAATTTTCCAATGATAGGAAGCGGAAACAACAGGTATCAGCTTTTGGACGTGGAGGATTTATGCGAGGCAATATATCTTGCTGCCGAAGGCCCTAAGGATAAGGTAAACGATACTTTTAATATAGGCGCAAAAGAGTTTACTACAATGAAGGAAGATTATCAGGCTGTATTGGATTATGCAGGATTCGGCAAGAAAATTATAGGTTTTCCTGCAAAACCGGTGATTCTTGCCTTGAGGATATTGGAGTTCTTAAAGCTGTCCCCTCTATATAAATGGGTTTATGAGACAGCCTGTGAAGACTCTTTCGTATCCATAGAAAAGGCAGAAAAAATATTGGGCTTCAAGCCTAAATATTCAAACAAGGATGCTTTGATCAGAAACTATAAATGGTATTTGGAAAATTTGGATAAATTTCAAGGAAAGACGGGAATATCCCATAGAGTGCCGTGGAAGCAGGGCATTCTCAAAGTGGCAAAATTCTTCTTCTAA
- a CDS encoding IS1182 family transposase has product MLKDKNNQLSIYSILYNKIPENHILKLINNAIDFSFINKLLEKSYCKYYGRPAKEPELMLRLLILQYLYNLSDERVIEEASLNLAYLWFLGINPEEELPHPSLLAKFRVHRLQEVTMDEIITEVVKQCVEKNIIKSGGISIDCTHTHANTVKKVPERILKHIAKKIFKNLEKEAGEIPEEINTNIPNYKEIADHREAKATMKAYVEEVIAQVEEKIEGEKHTKTCKVIEKAREILEDPKFIEQKSIRSLVDQDARVGYKSKTESFFGYKTEYAMTTKERIITAVRVYNGAYVDGTGFEELIDLTKDSGIEIKEVYGDKAYFRKPILDVIKENGAEAYIPISEMVYKIDESKYAYNKDSDQWFCDYGNYTVEKQRKIRKRDGRESWKYKFDVEGCQKCPKKDQCFKIGKSNTLEISVNIPEYYEYSQRAKTKEFIEKYKERASQEWKNGEMKRFHGLSRARGYGLRSMSMQSKLTALAVNLKRIAQLVSSLSKNNHYFLLLKIRIKCFRLYKTVKVA; this is encoded by the coding sequence ATGCTAAAAGATAAAAATAATCAATTAAGCATCTATTCAATATTATACAATAAAATTCCAGAAAATCATATACTTAAATTAATAAATAATGCAATTGATTTTAGTTTTATTAATAAACTACTCGAAAAGTCCTATTGTAAATATTATGGCAGACCTGCAAAAGAACCTGAACTTATGTTAAGGCTTTTAATTCTTCAATATTTGTACAACTTATCCGATGAACGTGTAATCGAGGAAGCTTCATTAAATCTGGCTTACTTATGGTTTCTTGGAATTAATCCTGAAGAAGAACTTCCCCATCCGAGTTTACTGGCAAAATTCAGAGTTCACAGGCTACAGGAAGTTACAATGGATGAAATAATAACGGAAGTAGTAAAACAGTGTGTAGAAAAAAATATAATTAAGTCTGGTGGAATTAGTATTGATTGTACACACACTCATGCCAATACTGTAAAAAAAGTACCCGAGAGGATATTAAAACATATTGCCAAAAAGATATTTAAAAATTTAGAAAAAGAGGCAGGAGAGATACCGGAAGAAATCAATACAAATATTCCAAACTATAAGGAAATAGCAGATCATAGAGAAGCAAAAGCGACAATGAAGGCTTATGTGGAAGAAGTAATTGCGCAGGTTGAAGAAAAAATTGAAGGGGAAAAACATACGAAAACATGCAAAGTTATAGAAAAAGCCCGTGAGATATTAGAAGACCCAAAATTTATAGAACAAAAGAGTATAAGGTCATTAGTAGACCAGGATGCAAGAGTAGGATATAAATCGAAAACAGAAAGTTTTTTTGGATATAAAACAGAGTATGCAATGACGACAAAAGAAAGGATAATAACGGCAGTAAGGGTATATAACGGTGCATACGTTGACGGTACAGGATTTGAAGAATTAATTGATTTGACAAAGGATAGCGGAATAGAAATAAAAGAGGTATATGGGGATAAAGCATATTTCAGGAAGCCAATTTTAGATGTAATAAAAGAAAACGGTGCCGAAGCGTACATACCGATTAGTGAAATGGTATACAAAATAGATGAGAGTAAATATGCGTATAATAAGGATTCGGACCAATGGTTTTGTGATTATGGGAATTATACCGTAGAGAAGCAGAGAAAGATAAGAAAAAGAGACGGTCGAGAATCATGGAAATATAAGTTTGATGTAGAAGGATGTCAAAAATGTCCAAAGAAAGATCAATGCTTCAAAATAGGGAAATCAAATACTCTAGAAATAAGTGTAAATATACCTGAATATTATGAATACAGCCAAAGAGCAAAAACGAAGGAATTTATAGAAAAATATAAAGAACGAGCAAGTCAAGAGTGGAAAAATGGAGAGATGAAGAGATTTCATGGATTAAGCCGTGCCCGAGGGTACGGCTTAAGAAGCATGTCAATGCAATCAAAATTAACAGCATTGGCAGTAAATTTAAAGAGGATAGCCCAACTGGTATCCTCTTTAAGTAAAAATAATCATTATTTTTTGCTTTTGAAAATTAGAATTAAATGTTTTCGGCTGTATAAAACTGTAAAAGTGGCTTAA
- a CDS encoding SpoIIE family protein phosphatase has product MLKSVDFAKINETIADIIDDHILVCNTNGEIIFSNKAMQTYLSYTDMELKHKSLFDIVEDNYINKAKSFIETASERPSGWEKLLFVGKDKVVKLHIKIFRKDDLIYIYGNEKYIEYEKIRHKLDIEIANAIKIHKRSLPESIPDNENISFASLYIPAQKLGGDLFDAFKVDNGLLNDFFEQYVCFIADVSGHGLDSAMLAIYVKDTIRSYFRLKHTPGQLLSPKEIINFFVEQYIKEGYPEEYLVCLVLVVFDLNTKELIYCNAGFHKYPLLVRNDEKIVGLNKVGLPITTAIDTGLLKYEDHSLPLSPGMTLFMMSDGLPEQRVNNEFYENRLKELLTEVSCLKPAQIVQKVHKDFTDFLNHEKINDDITLVVVKLPEKSR; this is encoded by the coding sequence GTGTTGAAAAGTGTTGACTTTGCAAAAATAAATGAAACAATAGCCGATATAATCGATGATCATATTCTGGTTTGCAATACGAATGGAGAAATCATTTTCTCAAATAAAGCTATGCAGACATACCTCAGTTATACTGATATGGAATTAAAGCATAAGTCGCTTTTTGATATAGTTGAGGACAATTATATAAACAAGGCTAAATCCTTTATTGAAACTGCATCGGAAAGGCCTTCAGGATGGGAAAAGCTTTTATTTGTTGGCAAAGATAAAGTTGTAAAACTTCATATAAAAATTTTCCGGAAAGATGATCTTATATATATTTACGGTAATGAAAAATACATAGAGTACGAGAAAATACGGCATAAGCTGGATATTGAAATAGCGAATGCAATAAAGATTCACAAACGTTCTCTTCCTGAAAGTATTCCCGACAACGAAAATATTTCATTTGCCTCCTTGTATATCCCTGCACAAAAACTTGGAGGAGATTTGTTCGATGCTTTTAAGGTGGATAACGGATTGTTGAATGATTTTTTCGAACAATATGTATGTTTTATAGCCGATGTTTCAGGACATGGTCTTGATAGTGCCATGCTGGCTATATATGTTAAGGATACAATAAGAAGTTATTTTAGACTTAAGCACACACCGGGACAATTATTATCTCCTAAGGAAATAATAAACTTTTTCGTCGAACAATACATTAAGGAGGGCTATCCGGAGGAATACCTGGTCTGCCTTGTTCTGGTAGTTTTTGATTTGAATACAAAGGAATTGATTTATTGTAATGCAGGATTTCATAAATATCCTTTACTGGTGAGGAATGATGAAAAAATAGTTGGACTGAATAAAGTAGGCTTGCCAATAACAACAGCAATAGATACTGGTCTGCTAAAATATGAGGATCATTCCCTGCCTTTGTCTCCAGGAATGACTTTGTTTATGATGTCGGACGGATTACCGGAACAAAGGGTTAATAATGAATTTTATGAAAATAGACTAAAAGAACTTTTGACTGAAGTTTCTTGTTTGAAGCCTGCTCAAATTGTGCAAAAAGTTCATAAAGACTTTACAGATTTTTTGAATCATGAGAAAATTAATGATGATATAACCTTAGTTGTTGTTAAATTACCCGAAAAATCAAGATAA
- a CDS encoding ferritin family protein has translation MNQILEGILEAIEDEIRAQKHYAMLAERAEDPEVKKFFEQLKMEEENHEKILRNRYEAFSKMLKTAKGE, from the coding sequence ATGAATCAGATATTAGAGGGGATTTTGGAAGCTATTGAAGATGAAATTCGAGCTCAAAAGCATTATGCAATGCTGGCTGAGAGAGCAGAGGATCCGGAAGTTAAGAAATTTTTCGAGCAATTGAAAATGGAAGAGGAAAACCACGAGAAGATACTTAGAAACCGGTATGAAGCCTTTTCGAAAATGTTAAAGACAGCTAAGGGCGAATGA
- a CDS encoding tetratricopeptide repeat protein, whose product MAINPEKLNDLASKYENYIKKNPNESRAYYYLGKIKMNLGKYKEAQECFEKSISLNPNFTWAKVELIVANVFRKRFVQAVNLYTQYRMDISVKNIFNRKLVRGVTEFYSRDDFFSQRSKELFSPLFHKMTIQPLLSKYGEDPGNVVLILILAMYYMAINEKSLDIMNILKICVYMDSVDDNMRWSLLKAIADCGEKLYLDLDIASKFTSIPEPDCTDEYVKTIFGAVVLGRNKYKVKNIYNSMRKQGKKLTLRMMWKYVDWAWNVELYDLSVYECCSELLLAGWADILVLEMMEKLVENNITTVTDEELKILNLFGYLNKKNSQDFI is encoded by the coding sequence ATGGCAATAAATCCGGAAAAGCTAAATGATTTAGCTTCAAAATACGAGAACTACATAAAGAAAAACCCTAATGAATCACGGGCTTATTATTATTTGGGAAAAATTAAAATGAATTTGGGCAAATATAAAGAAGCACAGGAATGTTTTGAAAAATCAATTTCACTGAACCCGAATTTTACGTGGGCTAAGGTGGAATTGATTGTTGCCAATGTGTTTAGAAAAAGGTTTGTTCAAGCTGTAAATCTGTATACTCAATATAGAATGGATATAAGTGTGAAAAATATATTTAACAGAAAGCTTGTACGGGGAGTCACAGAATTCTATTCCAGAGACGATTTCTTTAGTCAGAGAAGCAAAGAACTGTTTAGTCCGCTGTTTCATAAAATGACAATACAGCCTTTGTTATCGAAATATGGAGAAGATCCGGGAAATGTTGTATTGATATTGATTCTTGCTATGTATTATATGGCAATAAATGAAAAAAGCCTTGACATTATGAATATCTTAAAGATTTGTGTATATATGGACTCGGTTGACGACAACATGCGGTGGAGTTTGCTGAAGGCTATCGCTGATTGCGGTGAGAAGCTCTATCTTGATTTGGATATAGCTTCTAAGTTTACAAGCATACCTGAACCGGATTGTACTGACGAATATGTAAAAACCATCTTTGGTGCAGTTGTATTGGGAAGAAACAAGTATAAAGTAAAGAACATATACAATTCAATGAGAAAGCAAGGAAAAAAACTGACTTTGCGTATGATGTGGAAATATGTTGACTGGGCATGGAATGTGGAGCTTTATGATCTGTCAGTATATGAATGCTGCAGCGAACTTTTATTGGCAGGATGGGCAGATATACTGGTACTTGAAATGATGGAAAAGTTGGTTGAGAACAATATTACAACTGTTACTGACGAAGAGCTGAAGATATTGAATCTTTTTGGCTATCTTAATAAGAAAAATAGCCAAGATTTTATTTGA
- a CDS encoding RuBisCO large subunit C-terminal-like domain-containing protein, which translates to MFFSEYKEPKLSGERFSVIYKLSGNEKEAYEKAKDLCLEQTVEFPGELLPDGAIRDSIVGRIESFKKHDSMHYMATVSYAVETSSNELTQLLNVVFGNSSIKPGIRVEKLLLSDVILKNFKGPRFGRDGLREYLGIKNRPLLFTALKPMGLSSEALADLAYKFALGGIDLIKDDHGLSNQSFSPFEERVELCVNAINKANRETGGKSVYVPNITAPFSEMVDRARKAKELGAGGLLISPGLAGFDAMREISEDENINLPVFSHPAFLGTFVMSNETGISHGALLGQIMRLAGADATIYPNFGGRFSFSREECESIAVCTSEKMGNLKPIFPCPAGGMSLGSIPESLKVYGKDVIFLVGGGLFRHGPNLIENCAYFRKLIENIDLKEIF; encoded by the coding sequence ATGTTTTTTTCAGAATATAAAGAACCTAAACTTTCCGGAGAAAGATTTTCAGTGATTTATAAACTTTCCGGCAATGAAAAGGAAGCCTATGAAAAAGCAAAAGATTTATGTCTTGAACAAACTGTGGAATTTCCCGGTGAATTACTCCCGGACGGAGCCATCCGGGATTCGATTGTGGGTAGAATTGAATCTTTCAAAAAACATGACAGCATGCACTATATGGCAACCGTCAGCTATGCTGTTGAAACCTCTTCCAATGAATTGACCCAACTGCTGAATGTCGTGTTCGGAAATTCAAGCATAAAACCGGGAATACGGGTTGAAAAGCTTTTACTTTCCGATGTTATTTTAAAAAATTTCAAAGGTCCCCGTTTCGGAAGAGACGGATTGAGGGAATATCTAGGCATAAAAAACAGGCCACTGCTCTTTACGGCTTTAAAACCAATGGGTCTATCCTCGGAAGCTCTTGCCGATCTCGCTTATAAATTTGCTTTAGGCGGAATTGATTTAATTAAGGATGACCATGGACTTTCAAATCAAAGCTTTTCACCCTTTGAAGAAAGGGTTGAACTGTGTGTTAATGCCATTAACAAGGCCAATAGAGAAACGGGTGGAAAATCTGTTTATGTTCCTAATATAACGGCTCCATTCAGTGAAATGGTTGACAGAGCAAGAAAGGCCAAAGAATTGGGTGCAGGTGGGCTATTGATTTCTCCGGGTCTTGCAGGCTTTGATGCAATGAGGGAAATATCGGAAGATGAAAATATTAATTTACCTGTATTTAGCCATCCAGCCTTTTTAGGCACTTTTGTTATGAGTAATGAAACGGGTATTTCCCATGGTGCACTTTTAGGACAGATTATGAGACTTGCCGGTGCCGATGCTACCATATATCCAAACTTTGGCGGCCGTTTTTCCTTCAGTCGTGAAGAATGTGAAAGCATTGCTGTCTGCACATCGGAAAAAATGGGAAATCTAAAACCGATTTTCCCATGCCCTGCCGGCGGTATGAGTTTGGGCAGCATACCAGAGTCACTCAAAGTATATGGAAAGGATGTAATATTTTTAGTAGGAGGAGGTCTTTTCCGACACGGTCCAAATCTTATTGAAAACTGTGCTTATTTCAGAAAGCTTATAGAAAATATAGACCTTAAGGAAATTTTCTAA
- a CDS encoding transketolase family protein, whose protein sequence is MEILSKVHAKNLVAWAKDKPNVFVLSADLTSSTEIDLFRDTYPERFISMGIAEQNMLSFAGGLAREGFIPFVHTFAVFIYRRAFDQIAMSVSYPNLPVKMFGFLPGVTTPGGATHQAIEDIAVMRALPNMTILECGDATDVESVLDVAYEVNGPVYIRMIRGEIPRLFASSDVMRLGKIRTISHGKDFVLLSTGICTEEAMRAVKVLESHGVSIHHMHVTTLKPFNAQEVLDSIASSKYGVITMENHSIIGGLGSIIAENMAEAGLGKKLYRIGLKDTYLHGASRQYLMREYGIDAMALISQIESIVGEKFGIDETELPKIHITPVHSDSKAEAL, encoded by the coding sequence ATGGAAATACTAAGTAAAGTACATGCTAAAAACCTGGTTGCCTGGGCCAAAGATAAACCTAATGTGTTTGTTCTTTCGGCCGACCTGACCAGTTCAACAGAAATAGATCTTTTCAGGGATACATATCCTGAACGTTTTATATCCATGGGTATAGCAGAGCAAAACATGCTGAGTTTTGCCGGAGGTCTTGCCCGGGAAGGCTTTATACCCTTTGTCCACACCTTTGCTGTGTTTATTTACCGAAGGGCCTTTGACCAGATTGCTATGTCGGTATCCTATCCCAATTTACCGGTAAAAATGTTCGGATTTCTGCCGGGGGTCACAACACCGGGAGGTGCAACCCACCAGGCCATTGAAGATATAGCCGTCATGCGTGCCCTTCCAAACATGACAATATTAGAATGCGGCGATGCTACCGATGTTGAATCGGTTTTGGATGTAGCCTATGAAGTAAACGGCCCTGTTTACATAAGGATGATACGCGGAGAGATACCCAGGCTTTTTGCTTCTTCAGACGTTATGCGACTTGGAAAAATCCGAACTATCAGCCACGGTAAAGACTTTGTTCTTCTTTCAACAGGAATTTGTACTGAGGAAGCCATGCGCGCAGTAAAAGTTCTTGAGTCCCATGGCGTATCCATTCATCATATGCATGTTACTACACTAAAGCCTTTTAATGCCCAGGAAGTTCTCGATAGCATAGCTTCTTCCAAATATGGTGTTATAACCATGGAAAACCATTCAATCATAGGAGGCTTAGGAAGCATTATAGCCGAAAACATGGCAGAAGCCGGGCTCGGTAAAAAGCTTTATCGCATAGGACTTAAGGATACTTATTTGCATGGGGCAAGCAGGCAGTATTTAATGCGTGAATACGGAATTGATGCTATGGCATTAATCTCTCAAATAGAATCAATTGTAGGAGAGAAATTCGGTATAGATGAAACCGAGCTTCCAAAAATCCATATAACTCCCGTTCATAGTGATTCAAAGGCAGAAGCTCTTTAA
- a CDS encoding transketolase, with amino-acid sequence MNTKDCNVTWQEEVRRVAYGIRRRVLEHTIKNGGGYLSQACSSAEIMATLYTIVMNLGKLDSPLTPGQFPGVPGPNNPNYTSGAIYNGPNGPEYDRFFLSPSQYALVVYAALIEVGRMAENGLDHFNKDGSIVEMIGAEHSPGMEVMTGSLGQGISQAAGIAMARKLKGETGRVVLFLSDGECQSGQFWEAVQAISYHKLDNILAYVDINGYQCDGKMTSVMNIEPFDKRLEAFGARVYRIDGHNIEAIAALGSLNPDGRPTFILCDTNPCKGIEILEKRIPKLHYIRFANADEKKQFEDALKVLESQGGY; translated from the coding sequence ATGAATACAAAGGATTGCAATGTTACATGGCAGGAAGAAGTCAGACGAGTTGCTTACGGTATAAGGCGCCGTGTATTGGAACATACAATAAAAAATGGCGGAGGATATTTGAGCCAGGCGTGCTCATCAGCGGAAATCATGGCAACACTGTATACAATAGTTATGAATTTAGGAAAGTTGGATTCCCCCCTGACCCCAGGACAATTTCCGGGAGTACCGGGGCCAAACAATCCCAATTATACCAGTGGTGCCATTTATAACGGTCCTAATGGTCCGGAATATGACCGTTTCTTTCTTTCACCCTCTCAGTATGCTCTTGTGGTTTATGCTGCGCTAATTGAAGTTGGGCGCATGGCTGAAAACGGACTGGATCACTTTAACAAAGACGGAAGCATTGTAGAGATGATAGGTGCAGAACATTCACCGGGAATGGAAGTTATGACCGGTTCTTTAGGCCAGGGAATCAGCCAGGCTGCCGGTATTGCAATGGCACGCAAACTTAAAGGCGAAACCGGCAGAGTTGTTCTGTTCTTATCGGACGGAGAATGTCAGTCGGGTCAATTTTGGGAAGCTGTACAGGCAATTTCCTATCACAAACTGGATAATATCCTTGCCTATGTAGATATTAACGGATACCAGTGTGATGGAAAAATGACCAGTGTCATGAATATTGAGCCCTTTGACAAACGTCTTGAAGCATTTGGGGCAAGAGTTTACAGAATTGACGGGCACAATATAGAAGCCATTGCTGCACTGGGCAGTTTAAACCCCGATGGAAGACCTACTTTTATACTTTGCGATACAAACCCCTGCAAAGGAATTGAAATATTGGAAAAAAGGATTCCAAAACTACACTATATTCGATTTGCAAATGCCGATGAAAAAAAGCAGTTTGAGGACGCACTAAAAGTACTGGAATCCCAAGGAGGTTATTAA